One window of Siniperca chuatsi isolate FFG_IHB_CAS linkage group LG19, ASM2008510v1, whole genome shotgun sequence genomic DNA carries:
- the thtpa gene encoding thiamine-triphosphatase isoform X3 has protein sequence MSVEVERKFLCNADTLKTLEEIGVCVGQRQFPDQYFDTPKFDLTLRDVWLRKRKGCWELKCPATVDGTDETSGEQSKAAALCTRYKEITSLPEIQLRVKEVVKDVCEDRETETSSSQEDESWLGKMNLVCFAEFTTVRRSFTLEEEGVQIDLDHADFDYHVGEIEVLVPEGGDVQSALEKIERTARKLGLTGDQRVEGKMNVYLKRNHPEHYAKLLSEHIL, from the exons ATGAGTGTGGAAGTGGAAAGAAAATTTTTATGCAACGCTGACACTCTGAAAACACTGGAGGAGATCGGGG tgtgtgttggtCAGCGCCAGTTTCCTGACCAGTACTTTGACACCCCCAAGTTTGACCTGACTTTGAGAGACGTGTGGCTGCGTAAACGTAAAGGATGCTGGGAGCTCAAGTGCCCAGCAACAGTCGACGGGACAGACGAGACGAGTGGAGAACAATCTAAAGCGGCAGCACTGTGTACTCGCTACAAGGAGATAACCAGTCTGCCTGAAATTCAACTGAGAGTGAAAGAGGTCGTAAAAGACGTttgtgaggacagagagacagagacgagCTCCTCACAGGAGGATGAGTCTTGGCTTGGCAAAATGAATCTGGTATGCTTTGCAGAGTTCACAACAGTGCGGCGGTCGTTCACTttagaggaggagggagtgcAGATAGATCTCGACCACGCTGACTTTGACTACCATGTGGGAGAGATAGAGGTCCTCGTTCCAGAGGGAGGAGATGTGCAGTCTGCCTTGGAGAAGATTGAGAGAACGGCTCGAAAGCTGG GTCTGACTGGAGATCAGCGAGTAGAAGGAAAAATGAATGTTTACCTTAAAAGGAATCACCCAGAGCACTACGCAAAACTACTCAGTGAACATATTTTGTAA
- the thtpa gene encoding thiamine-triphosphatase isoform X1, which produces MSFQMSVEVERKFLCNADTLKTLEEIGAVCVGQRQFPDQYFDTPKFDLTLRDVWLRKRKGCWELKCPATVDGTDETSGEQSKAAALCTRYKEITSLPEIQLRVKEVVKDVCEDRETETSSSQEDESWLGKMNLVCFAEFTTVRRSFTLEEEGVQIDLDHADFDYHVGEIEVLVPEGGDVQSALEKIERTARKLGLTGDQRVEGKMNVYLKRNHPEHYAKLLSEHIL; this is translated from the exons atgtCATTTCAGATGAGTGTGGAAGTGGAAAGAAAATTTTTATGCAACGCTGACACTCTGAAAACACTGGAGGAGATCGGGG cagtgtgtgttggtCAGCGCCAGTTTCCTGACCAGTACTTTGACACCCCCAAGTTTGACCTGACTTTGAGAGACGTGTGGCTGCGTAAACGTAAAGGATGCTGGGAGCTCAAGTGCCCAGCAACAGTCGACGGGACAGACGAGACGAGTGGAGAACAATCTAAAGCGGCAGCACTGTGTACTCGCTACAAGGAGATAACCAGTCTGCCTGAAATTCAACTGAGAGTGAAAGAGGTCGTAAAAGACGTttgtgaggacagagagacagagacgagCTCCTCACAGGAGGATGAGTCTTGGCTTGGCAAAATGAATCTGGTATGCTTTGCAGAGTTCACAACAGTGCGGCGGTCGTTCACTttagaggaggagggagtgcAGATAGATCTCGACCACGCTGACTTTGACTACCATGTGGGAGAGATAGAGGTCCTCGTTCCAGAGGGAGGAGATGTGCAGTCTGCCTTGGAGAAGATTGAGAGAACGGCTCGAAAGCTGG GTCTGACTGGAGATCAGCGAGTAGAAGGAAAAATGAATGTTTACCTTAAAAGGAATCACCCAGAGCACTACGCAAAACTACTCAGTGAACATATTTTGTAA
- the thtpa gene encoding thiamine-triphosphatase isoform X2, whose translation MSVEVERKFLCNADTLKTLEEIGAVCVGQRQFPDQYFDTPKFDLTLRDVWLRKRKGCWELKCPATVDGTDETSGEQSKAAALCTRYKEITSLPEIQLRVKEVVKDVCEDRETETSSSQEDESWLGKMNLVCFAEFTTVRRSFTLEEEGVQIDLDHADFDYHVGEIEVLVPEGGDVQSALEKIERTARKLGLTGDQRVEGKMNVYLKRNHPEHYAKLLSEHIL comes from the exons ATGAGTGTGGAAGTGGAAAGAAAATTTTTATGCAACGCTGACACTCTGAAAACACTGGAGGAGATCGGGG cagtgtgtgttggtCAGCGCCAGTTTCCTGACCAGTACTTTGACACCCCCAAGTTTGACCTGACTTTGAGAGACGTGTGGCTGCGTAAACGTAAAGGATGCTGGGAGCTCAAGTGCCCAGCAACAGTCGACGGGACAGACGAGACGAGTGGAGAACAATCTAAAGCGGCAGCACTGTGTACTCGCTACAAGGAGATAACCAGTCTGCCTGAAATTCAACTGAGAGTGAAAGAGGTCGTAAAAGACGTttgtgaggacagagagacagagacgagCTCCTCACAGGAGGATGAGTCTTGGCTTGGCAAAATGAATCTGGTATGCTTTGCAGAGTTCACAACAGTGCGGCGGTCGTTCACTttagaggaggagggagtgcAGATAGATCTCGACCACGCTGACTTTGACTACCATGTGGGAGAGATAGAGGTCCTCGTTCCAGAGGGAGGAGATGTGCAGTCTGCCTTGGAGAAGATTGAGAGAACGGCTCGAAAGCTGG GTCTGACTGGAGATCAGCGAGTAGAAGGAAAAATGAATGTTTACCTTAAAAGGAATCACCCAGAGCACTACGCAAAACTACTCAGTGAACATATTTTGTAA